In Cicer arietinum cultivar CDC Frontier isolate Library 1 chromosome 7, Cicar.CDCFrontier_v2.0, whole genome shotgun sequence, the genomic window GCAAAACAGAATTAACTAATTGCAATTATAATCACAAAAGTTCTTAGAAATCCATAGATACAGAGTAAGATCATTttgatgaaaagaaaaaaaatatattaatactcTACAAAATCCACGTTGAATgtatattgaattaattttaaaaatatagtaaaaatgaatatgttatatgttctttttataaaactcatGAATCATTAACTTTTTgctatttgttttatttatttatttatttaattaattgatttgtgAAAAGATGAGATtctagtaatttaaaatttgatatgaggtaattaaaatttaatcaaaaattatatttgaatttaaattatccCACATTATTCATCTTTTAACTGCAGATTAACTTTTAACTACTTGTTAATAATATTCACCTAAGTAATTCAAGAGGTGCAACTAAtctatttaactaattaattactCTTAAATTTCTAATAAAAGCACAATCGAAAATAGAGTGACACATGAAGAATGAAAgtagacaaataaaaaaaatgacctGAAAAGTGAATCGGTGATAGAAGAGTTAGCCATATATTCCAATTGACGAACTGAACTATGCGAGAAGAATTTGAATGTCAAGAACTCACACTGAATAGCTATGCtcaagaggaagaagaataaGCTATGTGACACTTCTATTTCCTCGTTGCTTCGTTTTCTTACATTTTTAATACTAACATACAGCTCACTACactatattatatgttattttggttGACATTTGActatagtcttttttttttgttacatagGAATATATTATGGTCTATAACAACTATCCCCCATACAATAGGTCAAAAATGGTTGTTggattcataaaaaataaaaaagtttgttggaatttagtgttttttttggGAAACATGTGTTTTATTAGCAATTCGGCGGAATAATTATAAATGTGGTTGGAATCTTAGGCTTTCATTGGCTGCGGCTAGAGATGGAAATAGGTTAGGACATCCGTCAAGGGCCTATGGTCAGACATATTTATAGTCTAACatgacttatttaataaaaatgctaAATTcagattatttttaaagtctatttattttaataggttaagcttataaaaaagtctattaagCCTAACATGTcaacctatatatattttattatttattaatattattttttattattgtttattaatactattattttttattttaactctatcaattagacaatcactcaatAGTCATTTTATATTCGACAGTCATTCTATATTCAGTAGCAATTCCATATTCGATAATCGTTTCATATTCAATAGTCGTTCAATTAGATAGTCTCTCAGTAGTTATTCCATATTtatttgagagataataatggaTGCATTTGTTTtcgaaaaaaaatctattctttagaacaaaaaatcattttttaagatttaaatgatatttgtttcagatttttcaaaaatcattttttgttaaatatatataaatatataaaatataacatttaaatgttttatttttaataaaacttttaaataagcTTTTAAGTCATACTACACTTTTAGAAAGACAAAgtcaaaccaaaaaaaaaaactatgataGACAGTAGATCAGACTTGAGCTTAAAAAATTAGTTGTACATCAAACTCCAACTTGATCTGACCAATTTCCACCCGTAGCTGCGAATTGCGAATTGCGAGTTTCATGACACTTCGATATTCAACGCACCTAAAATTAGAAGTATTGATAAAATCTTGGAATTGacacatttttgtaattttatttttaactttctaGGAATGTAACATGGCGCATGCAGCTTATAGAAAGCACAATCGATCCACACAATATTAAGAAAAGCACACTTGCACGAGTCAGAGCCGGAGTCGCATAGCACATCCCATGACCAAATATACACATATATGCAAGACAAAGGGAAGCGGATAAAACAATTGCTTCATAggtatctcaaatattttaatataaaaatgatcATTATCCTtaggaaatttcaaattaaaatgcaaTTTCAACATATAATCGTCACTGCTTTATATTTAAGTTCACAGCAGCAGCAGAAAAGAAACGATACACAAGAGGCCCCAACTTAAATGTACGCAATGCAAGAGCTTTAATCAGCTGGAAACTTTAGGgagtcataaaaaaaaaaagatatggtAGAGAACAATAGGATTATACTACAGGCTGCAAAAGCAGAACTAGATGAGGCAAAGAAAGAGCTCAATAGAGCTAAAGAGAATGCTATGCAATCCTGGCTTGACTCCAAGCCTCTCATAGATGAACTCGAAAAGCAGAAAGCCTTTCTAGCTAACGctcaacaaaattcaaatacaCCAAAACCTGACATTGAAGATCTGGAATCACAACTAGAGACCACCCACAAAAGCATCAAATCTAAAAGGGAGGACAGCCACAAGACAGAAAATATGATCTACGAAATCAATCATGCTTTGGATCAAATGCACAATGACATCGAATGGCTCAAGATCAAcataaagaaacaaattcaaacaagGGCGAAAATGAGGCAAACCCTGCATCTAAGAAGGCGAAGAGTTCGAACCTTGCAGCTCACCCTTCAAGCTGTGCTCCTTGAGTTAGATGCTGTGGAAGAATCTACCGCCAAAGCTTTTCAACAGATCAATCATTCACAAAATCACATGTCCGTTGTCCAGCTTAATCACGAAGACTACTATGCGGTGACAAGAAGAGCTGAAGAAAGAGTATCACAGGCAAACTGGCGTGTTTCTGTTTCCGTGGACCAAAAACTTGCAGCAGAGGCAACCCGTGAGTTAGCATTATCAAGATTGAATAACTTTTATTCCAGTAGATCAAGGAGTATGAAGCGAAGAGATATAATAAGCCAATTGAACAAGGAAAAGGATGCAAAAATCCAAAATGCAATTGTTCAAGAGGAagtaaaaattaacataaacagTGCTTCACCCAAATCGCATGGCAAATCATTAGTCAAATCTGAAGGGGGAAAACCACAACACTCCAGAAGATCAGCAGGTAAcattaaaacaacaaataagTCATCCATTTTGTGCAAAATCAGAAAATGTCTTAAACAGATGATAAGGAAAATGAGTGTATGACTTCACATGTTACATAAATCTACAACGCAAGAATCCAGTTACAGACAGAAATATGacttgtttaatttcaataattttgataAGACTTAAATCCAAATCAATAGaaatttgttttagttttacTGACTTGTACAGACCTAATATAAACTTGCTGCAAGAAAAAGTGTGATTGGACCAAATACCATTGAAGAATGCACAAAGAACATCTGGACAAAAAAGATTGCAATTCTCATTCTATCTTGTGTCTCAATGTGCCTATCTCTTGTAGAAAATCACCAGTTGATGCTCAAAGAGTTTGACACAAGTAAAAGGACTGGTGATAAGAAATAAGAACATCTCTATCACAACTTCACAATCTAGAAAGCATAAATTCAAAAACATACACTATATCTGATATTTTCAGACTATCACTACCGCAAAATCATAAATTGTTGACTCTGTAATCAGACATGCTCCTACACAAAAATCTGATCTTTCAGACCATAGAGCAACAAACACCGTAACTGCGTGAACTCTATTTGAACATCTTAGAATAAGCTTTCTTCTCTTTATCATGTCTATCAGCAACCTGTATCCAAAACAGTAAACAGAAAAAACATATTTCATTACTATGAACTAAATAGCATGTGGAATGGTAAAGGAATACAAAAGGTGAATTATTAACCTTCTTCCGGACAATTGCGTACTCCTTTTTTATCCCTCCTGAAGAACAGAGTAATGTGAGTGAAACTTTACCAGAAAAGTCATAATTTACTTTGAAAAGGCAGTAAAACTTAAATATCCAAGAGTCATAATCTAAAGATTTTTTATGGATCTCTATATACTCACAAGATTGACTTCTTAAATTAGTAAATTACATTCAAACTTTgagatattaatataatttttagagaTTTCATGTTGAAGTGATTGTAGAAAGCATGTGGCTTTAAGGATTTGTTTACCCAAACAAGACGATTTAAGAACACTGAACAGGAAATTAAGACAAAATAATGAAAGGGTGACACAACTTAGGGCCAGAGTAAACACTACACTATTTCTTTTTCAGCATTGTGAATATCATGAATACACAGACTCCTTCAACCCTGGTAGGCGAAACATATGGTTATTATATATGAAAggattaaatatgattttggtccttgcaaatataaatcattttagttttagtccctgtaaaaaaatatatttatacccCTGCAGTTTCAAAAAAGTCTTAAAAAGATCCGTGAtgaattgtttttaattaaaaaatgatgaagTGGGAAATTTTTACTGACATAGCATGTGATGACTggacattttttaatattaaaatatatttcataaattcatttaaacatttaattaatattttaaatttccaGAATAAAAACCCATCTCATATCATCTCCAAATTATAAAACCTTAATTCCCTAATCTTACTTGCAGACCCCTTTCATCTTCTATCACATCGATGCTTGTGAATCATCCTGGTGCTTTGCGTTGGGAACGGAGAGAAATGGTATCCAAGTTGAATTAGAAGATGGTATTAGTATATAAAATGAATTGAATGAAAATCTTTAATCACAAGATCTCTACCAGCAACATCTTCAAAACCCAACGGAACACCACAGGAAGGAAACCTCTTTTGTTTACCATATAAAATGTACCCCACATTTCAACAACCCATATGGTATAGACTTTGTCTGATCCTTGGTAAGAATAGTTAGAATACCAAACACACGTAGACCATTTTTCGACCGTGTTGTTGATCGAGCTACGAAAACGATGTCGTTTATTAAAATAGAACTAAGACCGCCTCTTTGAATAGTCCATAACAGAGACAAATCGTCTACAAGAAGCAATGATCCAGCCACACACACAAGATTGCAAGACTTTGTATGATCCTTGGTAAGAATAGTAAGATCAAGGGTTTTGTAAGATTACTGAATAAATAATCTGGGTTTTTTACtggaaatttaaaatgataaattaatgtttaaatgaatttatgaaataatttttaatattaaaaaatgctcAATCAGCATTAATAATTCAGTGATCATATGAAGTCAGTAAAAGTGTACCAcctcataatttttaatttaaaaaaaaaatcattaaggacctttttaaaacttaattgaaattgcagggatataaataaataaataaaattacaggaactaaaaccaaaatttttcatatatgcagggaccaaaaacatatttaagccTATATGAAAATATCTTCACACAATTTCCTCAAGAACCCAGGAAGTTCATTGCTCAACAATAGCCTCCCTCAGATCCCcgaagttataaaaaaatactcctTCCGCTCACAAATATAAGCAAAAGAAGGTCAAAGAAAATGAATGTATCTAGCTAGCCTAAATTTCAAACTAGATATATCAACTTTCTTTGACCCTACTTTTGCTTTTATTCAAGACCGGAGTAGTAATTGAATTTTACAAAGGAAATTTCTGAAAAGCATATATGGCCACAGGCATGGAATGAAATTTAACTAGTCACCAACCATCATTTGGCTCCAACTCTAATGCTTTCTCGAAGCTTTCCGCAGCAGCATCTAGGTCGTTGAGAATCATATATGCCTGAGATTAAGCAGATCAAAATACAAATGAGAAATCACTAAATGTCATGACTGTGATTCAGCTTGCAAAGTCCGTGGATGATATATCCTTTATGTTGTTGTTGGTTAGGTGCCTGTTTGGATGGGAATTTAAGAGGGAAATGAATGGAAAGGAAAGGCTTATAGTCATCCTTTCCCTAGTCTGGAAGTTTTGCAAAAAGCGGGGGAGGGAATGAAAAGAGTATTCGTAAATCCTTTATAATACTTCTCTTATGCACTTTCACAGTTTCCTCAAATTTGATAGTTTTGGAGGAAAATGAAgtatttaactcatttaatctAATTCAAGTTGCAAGTCACAATGTCATACATTAGAAGGAAAAAGTGTAAATTTAGTTTATAAATAACCATCCAAAATTAAACTaactctaaattttctctctcttAATCCCTTCCAGTTCCTTTCCCTCTAAATTCCCAAACAAGCATAGTGGTATTAAACAATTCATATATTGCTGACAGGTAGATAACATGATTTACTAGCCAACAAGCATTTTAATCATCGTGCTACTTTCTTCATTGAAAGATGCAAACCTGGCCTTTGCGAAACAGAGCTTTTGCATTGTCTCCATCATGCATTGCAAAGTCTGAATCCATTAAAGCTCCATTGATGTCacctaattttaatttacagGCCTAAAAATAGAAACCACAGTGTTTAAGTGAACTGATACAGTATAAGTTCATTAAAGAATGAGACAAATTATAACAAGCAACACATAATCCAAAAGCTTCCGTGCGGAATCAAGCAGACCTAGTCAGAGGAGGACAATGACATATATGCCATATCATGATTTATCCATTATCACCTCCTCCCACCTTGTTAGTTTGAGCCTAAGTCTAAAAGAGTAAGTATTTGTGCAGAACACATGGGTGCCTTTAATATAATAATCACTAACAAGGTGGTTGGCCAATGGAGAAAACAGATATAGGACAAGAACAAAGGAACAGCattaaaaatcaaaaggcaTTCATTTGTTCCAATTTCCAAAACTATGGCAGCTAGGCATTTTAAATGACGATAGCCTGATGCTTAATGTAGCAATTAATTACCAAAAGCCATATGGTTAGTGActctgtaaaaataaaattatgtaaaGAGTTTAAGACATAAAACCATTCTTATGCCTCTAACTTAACAACTCAGGCTTGTAGCAAAGTTGATCCATGAATGACAGCAAATAATGATGTTTGATCTCAATTCATAATAGCTGACGTGGAAAGTGTGCTCTAGTCCTAGTCACAAAATAATGACAACAAGGAACTTACCGAACTGTTCATAaatatttgagattttgtcttcCTTAAAGCAGCGCTTGTCTCTGAAGTcggtaaaaaaacaaaagatgaGATACTAAAGAAGCAAAACCATAAGTAACAACAGCAACAACCAAAAGCAGAACAGCACAGATCAAAAGcaaaacaaattaacaaaattgaCCTTGGTCAATGCCATCCTTCTCCCAACAAATGTCTAAATAACGCAAAGCCTTGCGGTACTTTCTGATAGCCATCTTATAATCTTGCTTCTGTTTCATGAACGAAAATGTATCAGCACACTACATAGGTAATCGTCAAATCATAAGAATAACCATGACCAGTCGCTAAATTCCcaaataaaagtaaaacattAAGCTTTAAGCCAGCGTGTATGATTCTAAACTGTGATTGTGTTATGCTACAAACTTTGATAGGGTGGCAAATGGGGCCGCAATTTCTATTGAGATGTTGTTACCGATACTTCTAAACTTTTATATTGGGCTGCAAATGCACTTGCAGACCGCAATTCTAGAACTTTATTATAGGGAACTATCACCTATATAGCACTAACATGTCACATTGATGTGTGTGCAGACACATGTTGTAACATTCAATCACTTATAATTTCTCAAATTCTTATTAGCATAGGTGTTTCGTAGACTATCACTCTAAAGAACATAAACCACAAAATTCATTGATATTCATTCACCTTATAATGTTCATTCCCAAAACTTTTGATAGAATCCACAGCACTCATCCACCACTGAATATCCTCGGTTTTCGTCTCGAGATCAACAGGCCAATCAGCAAAAGTATCACCgtctttaaaaaagttaataacaCCATCATCCGCTCCTTCCGGAATCTCCCCACagtcaacaataacaacatcTTGAACCGGACGATCATTCTCTCCAACAACGCCAAGTTCCACAGAACGAACAACACCAATTCCTTTAACAACCTTCCCAAATATCACATGCTTTCCATCCAAATGAGGAGTACGAGTAGTAGTAATAAAAAACTGAGAGCCATTAGTGTTAGGACCGGAATTTGCCATCGATAAAATCCCTTTCCTTTCGTGTTTTAACTCCAAACTCTCGTCCTCGAAGTTCAAACCGTAGATTGATTCACCTCCGGTTCCATCACCGGCGGAAATGTCACCACCTTGAATCATAAACCCTTTGATTACGCGATGAAAACATGAACCCTTGAAATGAAGGGGAACGCCGGTGTTAGGACCGATTCCCTTTTCACCGGTGCAGAGAGCTCTGAAATTTTCGGCAGTTTTTGGAACAACGTCGTGGAAGAGTTCGATGACGATTCTACCCTCTAACTCACCTCCGATGCTGATGTCTAAGTAGACCCTTGGGTTCACCATTTTGGGGGAAAAATGAAGCAGTGAAGGAACGAATAAGATGAAGAGAACAAAATAGAGTAAACTAAACTACGCTCCAAAACCCTAACccgcttttttttttatttcaaaaacttcttttatttattttctttatgtgCCGCGGCGAAACTTTTACGCTTACCCACGTCTTGGAGTTAAAAATTCCATTCATGGAAATATACTGTTAAAGAACTATAGTTTATTATAGTGTTCACATTTAacccaattaaaaaaattataaattgttttaaaaatatctaaattacataaaatagaATATTATTGAATGAGTTTctttaatacttatttattattatataaaatagaatattaTTGAATGAGTTTCTGATtcaatttaaagaattaaatcacatttataaattttaatacttatttattattatttgttagtttcacttagtttttagtaatatttatttgtttaagttggtatattttttattattatttcaaataattcaaaaaaaatttaacaagtaattcaaaaataattgatctatattatttgtaatattaatttttagtatattaCATGTAATATTTTAGTTCAAACTTGTTACATTAatgtaatttataatattattattaaaataatatattaaaaattgcaatttagataaattaaaattaaatctaaTTTAAACTGCATTAATTtagattgaattattttttttctgttaTCATCTAAATCGTACCGTAAATATTTAAATCGGATAAGTTTTTCtcttaaaactaatttaaattgcacacaaacaaccctaatttattggaaaattgtgataaaattatttttgaatattatataaaaaaaagtatttttgaatataaagattcttagaaataaaatatattttaataattttttattttaaatgagtCAAATTTACTTTTCATATTCTCTTGAAATTATTCTCAAGTAAAGATGGAAAAGTGGATTATCGATTTCTCGTGCATTTCTTTTACATTgttttttggaagaaaaaaattatataagagaaATCTTATATACATTGTAATAAAACAAACATGCTAATTTaacaagtttgacacgtgtcggCTAAGGAGAGTGTtagaaaaatatcaagtttctattaatagaatcagtttttttttacaataaaattaaagttcCATTACATCACCACTTTGCTTTG contains:
- the LOC101510309 gene encoding peptidyl-prolyl cis-trans isomerase CYP40-like, which gives rise to MVNPRVYLDISIGGELEGRIVIELFHDVVPKTAENFRALCTGEKGIGPNTGVPLHFKGSCFHRVIKGFMIQGGDISAGDGTGGESIYGLNFEDESLELKHERKGILSMANSGPNTNGSQFFITTTRTPHLDGKHVIFGKVVKGIGVVRSVELGVVGENDRPVQDVVIVDCGEIPEGADDGVINFFKDGDTFADWPVDLETKTEDIQWWMSAVDSIKSFGNEHYKKQDYKMAIRKYRKALRYLDICWEKDGIDQETSAALRKTKSQIFMNSSACKLKLGDINGALMDSDFAMHDGDNAKALFRKGQAYMILNDLDAAAESFEKALELEPNDGGIKKEYAIVRKKVADRHDKEKKAYSKMFK